A window of Pyrus communis chromosome 3, drPyrComm1.1, whole genome shotgun sequence genomic DNA:
AAGTCTTAAAGTGTTGCGATACCTGCTGCACAACCTACGGAATTGGAGAAaaccaaggttaacagcctagtggtCACACGAACTTGTCTGCTTTTATAAGTAAGGCGTCCGTCTGCCGACcatatggctaacaactttataaagttctacaccaacacccaCGATTGCATAGGCTACGCGGCCTGTctacttatagaaaagtagcacgccTGCCACTAGTCTATAAATTCTAAAGGTTAaagcatgaacaaaagaagtgaagatggagaaaagtgaagaaacaagtttattaaattttctagcaaaattgataaacgaTTAGCCAAGACCGAAGaagttcaagcaaagcaaaagcaATAAGGAAcataaagaaaatcctaaagactACCTAGAAGATTACTCTTCAGCATCTTGGACACTCCACGATTACTCGGTCGCCACATATTCAGCAATCGCGACATTTTCAGCAGCGGCACTATCCGGCACTTCACCCCCGGCTACTCCAGCCTGGGCATCAATCTCtttgactacttcaccaatagaaGCCTCAGAAGTAAAGGCAAACAAGCGTTCtaaagaaatagagaaacaagcgtccatgtcttcaagcagataTGGTTTCAAAAGCTTATAGATTTTAGCAGTCTCCCCTGAAGCAAGCTTAGTGGATTTTTCACAGCCGCCCATGTAAGCAGTCTCATTCTTCCCAGAAGGCGAATCAATTTCAGCAGTAGAAGAAGTGAGCCTTAGCGCCATTTTAGCagcagagtccaccttatcgctTTTCATAATAGTAAGCCTCTCCAAAGGTGAACCAGACTTAGCTCCTAACGGACATCTTGGTACAGACTTCGACACTGGGGGCATGACAGGACCTTTATGCTGAGCAATCCTATCAGTAATCGTACTAGCCATTCTCGACATGGCAGGCACCACAGACTCAGATTTAGCAGCCTTATTTTCCTTCCCATTAAAAGAAGTCATGTAAATCACAGACCTCTCGGTAGCAGGCGAACCTTCACGAGCAGTGGAGGAAGTCTTCAGTTTTTTTCTCAATTGGCATTTCTTGAGTGGGCGGGGAAGATCTattctttccaccttcattcatagtAGGCTCCATGACAGCAATCAGACGAGCCAATGCATCCGCCTTGATCTTTTTTACCTTTTCCCTCGGGAGCAGCCCACTTTTCTCCTAACGAAGATAACTAAGCAGTCAATGCCATTCATGGTACTCAAAAGGGGAGCTCAACCCATACTGGCTTTTCCCTAATTGTTTCTCTCAGACCAATAGCCAGGAGGCCTGCATGCCCAGTATTCTAGCAGCCTATGTGGCCCATGACCTTCTCATTTCTCTCAATCGCCGACCTGGCTCATGTCAGGTCTAAGAGCCCAAAGCACATGAGCCATGCGGCTCACCTAGCATTGGGCCTCAGTGCCTCAATCTGTGACCCCAATCGTACAAGCTGCCCTTGGCTCTGGCCAAGCCAAGTAGCCCAAGCAGTGGTCCCTGCCACAACACCTCATCGGCCTATGCCGAACCGACTCTTGGCCCCCGCCAATCGACGTGCTGCACCACCTCGACGGTTGCCCCGCGACAacactatccaagaagaagatgagaaaaattaaaattttcttaccTCGTTGCGGTGCGGAGAAGACGAAGCAAGCAACGAAACACAATCCTTTGCACAGGCAAGGTGTAGAGGATTTCTAGAGGAGatggaacaaatatcctctaagctctatctttcttgtagggtagaataaattactctccaaagttgatttaataacccacttaaggtggacttaaataggctttgagaaaaatttatttccctttcctagaatgatctaatttcctattaaagagggaatcaacatcaaaataggaaacaatcctacgtttcctaaagcaagaagatctctacacctactgccctttcctacgagcaggccaacaggtgtgggggcatttgtcgagccaaaaataatcaagaggcgacacttggatttttgggtgaaagggacaaaattaccctcgaggtaCATCGAAATTCCTACGTGcaagcagtggacaatcatccctcaatcaagtaAAAAATGCttaaataggtatttatttttaaacctatttcatccatcctcatcaaatcctctatagaaggtaacccccaaatcattcctttttaattatattgattagctaattaattgatttattattcaattattccTAATTAGCTACAAATCATGAACCTCACCCAAAATACCAACCAAGTAGccggtcctcctcctcctaaaggggccggccacacccctataaatactaccttattctctccaaaactcaattccaattctcttgctaaactctctaaattctccaaacacttttccctcaaaattctaactttggcatcggaggttcttcggccaaagcttcccccccccccccccccaaaaaaaaaaatcatcgtggGTGCATGAGGtttttggccttgacctaaggtgttatttgttttgtaggtgcaattttgtccaagagtaaggaggaagaaatttgcatccagaGTATGCTCTTCTCTTGTACTTTGAATTCTCACCTGCTAATTTAGATTAGAATAATTAGAATATTTCTTAGGCAATAAAAAATCTATACAAAACCAAACTAAGTACTTTTGTTGTAGTTAATATTGCTTAGGAATGTGATTCTGTAAATCTAGAAGTAGAATCTAATAGGATTTTGGAGATCAAATCCCTTTATGACTTGTAGTACTTGTAGGGCAAGTAAAGCTCATGTGATTAGTATAAAAGAATGTCCACAAAGAATAGTTAAgcccttttcttctctctctctctctcttgacaTCTCTATCCTATTCTCACTCTCTAATAAAATTTCCTTCAAcactgtgacaacccgtccctaaaatttcgtttttatttattttaatcgagggaattgatgaaaatgcctAGAAGCAAGGATTTTGATTTCTGTTGACCATTGTCTAGAGGaatgtatgacttattcttttggTGTAATTGTGTAGTATTCGTTGgtacgaacgcataggcgaaagccgtttacggatgtttgaaattggttattcgaagtttaattaattaaattgaactTCCATCTTGTGGGAGTGGTAACCAATCAGTTTttaaaggaaggagaagaaccaatcagttttttttttttttttttttttttttttttaaaagaaaggaagaaaagggaGGCTGCCTGATGGCAACGAATGAGAGGGGAGGAAGAGAGCATAGGAAGGAGATGGACGAATTGGGAGAGGGGAGAGGAAGAAACTACCCAATCAGAAAGAGAAGAAATgagggaaaggaaaaaaaaaaagaaaaaagaaaaggaagggaaAACGGGTCATCCCGTGACCCGCGCAACCCAAAGAGAACCATGGCCAAATTTGGTCATTTTTCCGGCAAATCAAAGCAAACCACTACCTAGAAACTACTCCCTAGTCTTCCCTTTTCCATATCCATCTAAAATTGGAAGGAATTTGGGTGTAAATTCATCAAAGGGCCGACAGCGGGGCTAAGGGTTTGTGGTGGCTATCCCTCAAATTCTGAAACAAAACCCTCAAATTACCACCACCAAAATACTCCTCTGAAgctcaggaacaaagcccaaacaagtttgggggcgTCGAAGTTGCTATGGAGCCGAATTGAGGGCACCTAAAACTAGGGTTTCCGACGGGTTTTAGCAAAATTGGGGCTCTTCCGGGCCAAAGTGGCCTTGgccacaggtatgaaagttgttcctttctttgagatcttcattcctataaattttggtaatttgtagaaatagttgaattttccggtaAGTCGGGGTGGCCAACTGCAACTTGCGGCGGCCCGTGGGCCAAGATACCCCTTGACATTCCTAAGTTAAATTTGATACTCCAATTCCAAATGTAAAGTTCGATTGACAAAATTTCAGTCATTTGAACCTAGTTCCATTAACGTCCACCACTTGATTATTATCGTAACCGACGATcggaccgttggatcgtcaccaaatttttttttcattatagtacataatatttgaggaccacAAAAACTTACGGATAGGAAATCTGACATATGGATTTtcttgaattggatttgtaatttataaaataaaatgttgaccgCCATTTGGTTTTGGCAATTGGCGGacatccgaccgttggatcgtatgAAACCTTAGGACGTTGTTCTAGAAACATAATGTGGATCCTTGGAAGTAACGGATCGGAAATCCATGATGCAGATCTTCTGAATTGAATTACGTAGgaatgtgttttatgtaaattatgtattctatcggtACGAACTCTGAGATGTGACTTGATAATTGCTCTAAGCGACGATGGTTCGTGATgtctcgatattcgtgctagggagtcGTAGCTCAGACctaaggtgagtgggtcttttcatTTCTAtcgtatattatatatatatatatatatatataaatgattgACAATTCCTTAAACGTTTATAAATTGATTATTTCATGTAATtactgtgaatgctttgaagtactaatgtgaactacgaatggcttgatccctgtttagggtacgtaggcagtctaacgagatgttagatgcagccatacaagaagtgagattaaataattgagacaatagccttgtttaggGAATTGAGTAATGTGAGGGATATTGGTGGAAAATGTaagatttaaccttatgatttggtggttaaatgttggtcataaatcaatgtgtgaagaatTAAGAATTTGAAGTACGGAAACGTAaataatgatagttaattaaactagtgtctagttgggcTTGTCACCAATAATtattcccgaaaataaatagttcagGAGTAAGGCATTACAGCTTATGCATTTTtatgccatatatatatatataggtatataattgaaaatgctataACATAGTtaagtattagattgcatcatggtttatctatatgtatattacctgcacataattattgtgaacgctttgaagtgcaaaggtgaacgcaggacacccaggtaagttcaggtgagtttatggtattagttgaaatgatagagttatagcatgactacatgtatgttttaggcaactccgaccttgtcgtacagattgcaatgataggcaactccgacactatCATACAAGTTGCCCATGAGTTGTATATGTTACAATAGATGCagttagagctcataaacctgcaccttgGTGTTAGTGCTCATGCCCGTGGCtagggcacagtctttcacgtgatgttcacctcccgcaccttatgctcaccttggatctaaggtaggtgcacagtcctgtcgtacagaccactataggtggttccgactcataggtgacccgcgtttattcgcacagtcttcacgtgatcgtagcacttgagcgtacttattacaGACTATTATAGGTGGTTTTGACTCGTGTGTAgagatatgtgatgagctaTGGGTTCAGCCGTATATGCCACAAGAGGTGGatccggctgacatattacAGGGATATGTGATGAGCTATGGGTTCAACCGTACAAGCCACAAGAGGTGGATCCAGCTGACATATTACAgggatatgtgatgagatatggataagtcgtacaggtcactataggcgACTCCGatttatgtgctagcattgattgatgaggtatggataagtcgtacaggtcactataggtgactccgacttatgtgctagcattggttgatgagatatgggtgcAGTCGTACAGGACACCATAGGTGATTCTGACTTGCATGCTAGTATGGGTTATTAAGCACATGATTATTTACATTGCTAATGAGATGCTGAGTAGTGGTATATTTCTGGATTTATTGTCAgtatacatttgatttcatatttctacgtagtatgattttctagaaactatacaggttttacggcgaggggttactacctttgataatttaaatgattttgaaaatctttgttttgcccactcacactttctattttgcaccactccaggttttagtagcaaagttccgtatcgacgaggactTGTTTCACTCCCAGTTCAGGTGACtccttatgatggtataattatCATTTTACCTTACTATACTTTTCTGATGCTCtgtatcacgtgtgaaatgggttgaTAACCGCTCACTGCACACTTGTGTatataggcacttttaggtttaaatttattcacattttacacATTATGACAttctatggcttcgtcaccttctaggtgttgGCCAGCATAGCTCAATTCGGAGTTctagtggacattccaggtcggggtgtgtaaacacactttttttttttttttacaaacgataaATCTAGTGgtttaaattgttaaatgttaggGGGAGAAGTGGGGATCGAACTCGCACCAGGGTGTGTAGGCGTTATTATTTTTTGGCACTGCGGTAAAGCGCCATCTCCTTCCTTTCATCACGTTATCAGCACAAAGTGTGTCTCTAAAAAGAGGATTGTTCAAGAATGGTGTTTAAGCAGTTGTTATCCAAGTATCTTTTATACTTAATCTTTCTCAAATTTCTATGAGCCTTTATGCATGTTAACCATCCCATGAAGCATAAACTCTATTTACGTTTTCAAATTATATATCTTGCTATGTTTGCAATTTGATTATGATTATTATTTGAAATTGGATTGATTAATTAAACTATGTGTGGAAAGAATAAAATAGAGGGAATCAAACCATAACACGCAAAAGTCGTAGCTCCTAGCCACGCCCGTGCTGCATTAAGTTGTGAGTAGAGCTGTGTGAGCCGCGAGTCCAAGCCCAGCACAAACGACGATTTGGTCTTCACGTTCCTCTAGGTTGAGGCCATGTAGACTCCTTGATTCCCTAATGCCTCTGATGACTGTATGTTGTCGGCGATGGCCTAGAACCTATTTCCATGTTTATGGACATCGTTTATGAAATAGCGGGTCTCTGAGATCGTGAGATTTTGTTGAATCGCTCTCAGATTTGGATCCCGCGACTCTGTAACTTGCACGATGTCGTCGATCTAGACAAGGCTGACCACGAGTTCATGATCTACGTGTAAGGCTCTGGATATCCTTCATGGTTGATGGTGACCTAATGTCGAGGATGACTGTGATGTGATTTAGATGTCCCACTATGCCTTATTAGGTGACTAATAGCCAATAAACTTGCCTGAGGAAACCCAGAATATGCATTTAGTTGGATTTAGCTTCACGTTGTAGACTAGCAGGAGCAAGAAGATCTTTGCAAGTTTTTTGATGCTCTGTATATGTTTTGGGCCTTACACTGTGATGTTGGTTACATGATCTCATGGTTTTTCTGATCAAGTCTTTGAAGATTCTGTTCACAAGTCATTGGTACATTGCGCTTATGCTCTTCAAGCCAAATGACATGACTTTATAATAGTAAGCTCCCATTTTAATGATGAATGGCGTTTTGTTTTTGTCAAGTTTGTACATTCTGATATGGTTGTAGCCTGAATATGCATTGAGGAAACTGAGCAGTTGGTTGCCTAAAGTGGATTCGAGGAACAGAGAAGTTGTACTTTGGGCAGGCGCAGTTGAGGTCGTTATAATCGACACAAACTTGCCATTTTACCCCGCTCTGTCTACATGACTCATCTCAAATTGGCAATGAAACCTGCTGTTAGTGCTGGGGAAAGAACAATGACAGAAGTGGGATATGAAGGGCCAACGAAATgccttcatatatatataagctcgATAGCCTAGGACTCGTGAACAACCATGTGCTTAGTCCCTTAGGCCATCTTTAatcgaagggtccagagggctaaaaatagcccgaaaacggtctccaaccgagagccaGGACtgagggctcgtgggccccacaggACAAAAAGGGCCAATGGGCTAGCCCAAATAAGCTAGCCAGCTGGCCCTGGGCCTGGCCAGATTTCAAAAACCCAATAGTTAGCTGTTGATGTCAATAGCAgtgtattttcaattttttttttcagtttttatttttattttttatcttttatttttaacaaaatttgtttaaataattttaaaattctttttttttttccctagaACTTCCTAAACCATTAAACATTacataacattaagtaacatgaaacaatattaaacaatattagacaatattaaataacattaaataacattaaacaacattaaaaaaaacatttaacaacatgaaacttaaaaaacatttttaaaaacatttaacaacataaaacttaaatgcCTACTCCATGCTATTTTtagcccaaagatgtgcaacaagatcttgttgtaggtacttgtttgtggcacgggaacgtatcattctatagcgcctcatgtacttatttatagagatactactagttcttggattgaaaggcaaattaggcccatcatatatttttgcacgagcccttcttgacttatTTAGATCGTCTTGTTCGTCATtggactctccatcaatatacccatctTACTCATCCTCcataatcatgttgtgtaatatgatgcaagacttcatgatggagtccaaattttctcgactccaccctcttgccgGTTCATTGATGATCTTCCACCATGCTTGTAGAATACCAAAAGCTTTCTCAACATCTTTCTGGTATGTCTCTTGGTGTAAATAACTTTTTGGCATCATTCCGAGGGTTtagaattgcttggacaagtgtcgccTACTTTGGGTAGATGCTATCTGCCAATTAATACTCCATATTGTACTGACGATGGTTGATGTAGGAGGTGCTTTACCTTCTGTCAGGCTATTAAAGAGGGGTGAATGCCCAAGAACTATAATGTCATTTTTGGATCCAgagactccaaagaaagcatgctagatccatgtgtcatacgagtcaaccgcctctaacacaaCAGTTGGCTTTCTTGACCTTTTGCAGAAGCCTCTTTGCCATCCGGTGGGATAGTTTttccaatcccaatgcatgcagtctaatgaccTTATCATACTCAGAAACCCATGGTCTTCAGCTGTGTGAAGTAGCAGATCCAGATCTTCTTAATTTGGCTCACGGAGGTACTCCTCTTTGTAAACCTTAACAATTGTGTCACAGAAATGTTcaagagtatcaaggcatgtagactcagacatacattgggtttcatccatcgaatcagctggggagccataggccatcattcggagtgcaacagtaaccttttgatgaggtgagaaaccagggcGGCCTGCTCTGTCCTGCTTCTGTCGAAAGTATGAATTGACTTGCTGGACTTCACGAAGCAAACTCTTGAAGAAGTGATGCCTCATCAGAAAACGATATTGGAAATCCTCTTGTGT
This region includes:
- the LOC137727649 gene encoding uncharacterized protein, encoding MTHANLMNNYFNPNLVYTQEDFQYRFLMRHHFFKSLLREVQQVNSYFRQKQDRAGRPGFSPHQKVTVALRMMAYGSPADSMDETQCMSESTCLDTLEHFCDTIVKVYKEEYLREPN